The Longimicrobium terrae genome includes a region encoding these proteins:
- a CDS encoding sensor histidine kinase encodes MRLPLRAKVFLLFAVTALLIVVPALLLIARAVERGVYERARDELDLAAASVQSQWDDRDLLLSVAARGNANDNRIVEAWLAGNLRGVQRILRQGLEKDIPFVIDSTGKFISGPHLPAQAMEAGTNGGSSIALPADSAAEPIQFALADVWADTVRLGRVGVGRRVSAKGIAKDVKRVNTLVVLMVGDSVIGTTLSDTARAQLSRADLRVLRNAPNAGARQVTAGERYYMAVPVNVAARGLPATVILMRPIADELQVANAIKTSLWGIGVAALILALVLAAVVARIVARPTQALAEASVRMARGDFSAPLPRIGPDEIGQLARAFGEMRRAIADREGRLRSAQAEMIHREKLAAMGRLVAQLSHEINNPIYNIQNCLEALERRGDPNDPNREFLVLAQEELARMASLTRRLLDQSRPQSDAAALLDLNALVHRVLTLAGTELRTRGIEIAAELGPDVPSVVAHPEAIQQVLANLVANAGDAMPDGGRLRVATRSVDDTVEVVVEDTGAGISERDLPHIFEAFYTTKPGVTGTGLGLFVSEGIIRGHRGRIDVESSPGNGSRFTIRLPRETLDETLAEASDARELLAAD; translated from the coding sequence ATGAGGCTGCCCCTTCGCGCCAAGGTCTTTCTGCTCTTTGCCGTCACCGCGCTGCTGATCGTGGTGCCGGCGCTGCTGCTGATTGCCCGGGCGGTGGAGCGCGGCGTGTACGAGCGGGCGCGCGACGAGCTGGACCTTGCCGCCGCCTCCGTTCAGAGCCAGTGGGACGACCGCGACCTCCTGCTGTCGGTGGCGGCGCGCGGCAACGCCAACGACAACCGCATCGTGGAGGCGTGGCTGGCGGGCAACCTGAGGGGGGTGCAGCGCATCCTGCGGCAGGGGCTGGAAAAGGACATCCCCTTCGTCATCGACAGCACCGGAAAGTTCATCTCCGGACCGCACCTTCCCGCGCAGGCCATGGAGGCGGGCACCAACGGGGGCAGTTCCATCGCCCTCCCCGCCGACAGCGCCGCCGAGCCCATCCAGTTCGCCCTGGCCGACGTGTGGGCGGACACGGTGCGGCTGGGACGCGTGGGCGTGGGGCGGCGGGTGAGCGCCAAGGGGATCGCCAAGGACGTCAAGCGCGTCAACACGCTGGTAGTGCTGATGGTGGGCGATTCGGTCATCGGCACCACCCTTTCCGACACCGCCCGCGCGCAGCTGAGCCGCGCCGACCTGCGCGTGCTGCGCAACGCGCCCAACGCCGGCGCGCGGCAGGTGACGGCGGGCGAGCGCTACTACATGGCGGTGCCGGTGAACGTGGCGGCGCGCGGTCTTCCGGCCACCGTCATCCTCATGCGGCCGATCGCGGACGAGCTGCAGGTGGCCAACGCCATCAAGACGTCGTTGTGGGGCATCGGCGTGGCGGCACTCATCCTGGCGCTCGTCCTTGCCGCCGTGGTGGCGCGCATCGTCGCCCGTCCCACGCAGGCGCTGGCGGAGGCATCCGTGCGCATGGCGCGGGGCGACTTCTCCGCCCCGCTCCCGCGCATCGGCCCGGACGAAATCGGCCAGCTGGCGCGCGCGTTCGGCGAGATGCGGCGGGCCATCGCCGACCGCGAGGGGCGGCTTCGGTCCGCGCAGGCGGAGATGATCCATCGTGAAAAGCTGGCGGCCATGGGGCGGCTGGTCGCGCAGCTTTCGCACGAGATCAACAATCCCATCTACAACATCCAGAACTGCCTGGAGGCGCTGGAGCGGCGCGGCGATCCCAACGATCCCAACCGCGAGTTCCTCGTTCTGGCGCAGGAGGAGCTGGCGCGGATGGCGAGCCTGACGCGGCGGCTTCTGGACCAGAGCCGCCCGCAGTCCGACGCGGCCGCGCTGCTGGACCTGAACGCGCTCGTGCACCGCGTGCTCACGCTGGCGGGAACGGAACTGCGCACGCGGGGGATCGAGATCGCCGCGGAGCTGGGGCCGGACGTTCCCTCCGTCGTGGCGCACCCGGAGGCCATCCAGCAGGTGCTGGCCAACCTCGTCGCCAACGCCGGCGACGCCATGCCGGACGGCGGGCGCCTGCGTGTGGCGACCCGTTCGGTTGACGACACGGTGGAGGTGGTGGTGGAAGACACCGGCGCGGGGATCAGCGAGCGCGATCTGCCGCACATCTTCGAGGCGTTCTACACGACCAAGCCGGGCGTGACGGGAACCGGGCTGGGCCTGTTCGTCTCCGAGGGCATCATTCGCGGCCACCGTGGGCGCATCGACGTGGAAAGCTCACCCGGCAACGGGAGCCGCTTCACCATCCGCCTGCCGCGCGAAACGCTGGACGAAACGCTCGCGGAGGCTTCGGATGCGCGAGAGCTTCTGGCGGCGGATTAG